From a single Sphingomonas sp. IW22 genomic region:
- the cysD gene encoding sulfate adenylyltransferase subunit CysD, translating into MTNLNHLRRLEAESIHILREVVAEAERPVMLYSVGKDSAVMLHLAKKAFYPAPPPFPLLHVDTTWKFQAMYDLRDRAAQAAGMELLVHHNPDAMAQGINPFDHGGLHTDMWKTEGLKQALDKYGFDVAFGGARRDEEKSRAKERVFSFRSASHRWDPKNQRPELWHLYNARKAKGESIRVFPISNWTELDIWQYIMAEQIEIVPLYFAAPRPTVERDGLILMVDDDRFRFREGDEVVERSIRFRTLGCYPLTGAVESEAATLSEVVQEMLLTTTSERQGRAIDHDQAASMEKKKQEGYF; encoded by the coding sequence GTGACCAACCTGAACCATCTGCGCCGGCTTGAGGCCGAGAGCATCCATATCCTGCGCGAGGTCGTGGCCGAGGCCGAACGCCCGGTGATGCTCTATTCGGTGGGCAAGGATTCGGCGGTCATGCTGCATTTGGCCAAAAAGGCCTTTTACCCCGCGCCGCCGCCCTTCCCGCTGCTGCATGTCGATACGACGTGGAAGTTTCAGGCGATGTATGACCTGCGCGACCGCGCGGCACAGGCGGCGGGCATGGAATTGTTGGTCCACCATAATCCAGACGCGATGGCGCAGGGGATCAATCCGTTCGACCATGGCGGCCTCCACACCGACATGTGGAAGACCGAGGGGCTGAAACAGGCGCTGGACAAATACGGGTTTGACGTCGCATTCGGCGGCGCGCGCCGCGATGAGGAAAAGAGCCGCGCCAAGGAACGCGTCTTCAGCTTTCGCAGCGCCAGCCACCGCTGGGACCCAAAGAACCAGCGCCCCGAATTGTGGCACCTCTATAATGCGCGCAAGGCGAAGGGTGAGAGCATCCGCGTCTTTCCGATCTCCAACTGGACCGAGCTCGACATCTGGCAATATATCATGGCCGAGCAGATCGAGATCGTGCCCCTTTATTTCGCGGCGCCGCGCCCGACGGTGGAGCGGGACGGCCTGATCCTGATGGTCGATGACGACCGCTTCCGCTTTCGCGAGGGGGATGAGGTGGTCGAACGCTCGATCCGGTTCCGCACGCTCGGCTGCTACCCACTGACCGGCGCGGTGGAGAGCGAAGCGGCGACCCTTTCCGAAGTCGTGCAGGAAATGCTGCTGACCACCACCAGCGAACGCCAGGGCCGCGCCATCGACCATGATCAGGCCGCCTCGATGGAAAAGAAGAAGCAGGAGGGCTATTTCTGA
- the cysN gene encoding sulfate adenylyltransferase subunit CysN — protein MADRETSYRADALIAEDIDAYLAAHQNKSLLRFITCGSVDDGKSTLIGRLLYDSKMIFEDQLASLEADSKRMGTQGQNIDFALLVDGLAAEREQGITIDVAYRFFTTEKRKFIVADTPGHEQYTRNMVTGASTADLAVILIDARKGVLTQTRRHSYLAHLIGIRHIVLAVNKMDLVGFDRHRFEEIVRDYRAFAESIGIEAFVPIPISGLGGDNITSRSGLTPWYDGPTLIDHLESVELDVVRDQAKPFRMAVQWVNRPHLDFRGFAGMIASGSVRPGDAVRVVPSGRTSTVARIVTMDGDLPVAVAGQSVTLTLTDEVDCSRGDVLAAAEQPPQAADQFQATIVWMDGDAMLPGRAYWMKIGTRTVSATVQPPKHVVDVNTMAELSAKTLAMNDIGACEVYTDQPIAFESYADDRELGGFILIDKATNATVAAGMIDFALRRSQNVHWQAIDITREARAAQKNQRPCVLWFTGLSGSGKSTLANLVEKKLHALGKHSFLLDGDNVRHGLNRDLGFTDADRVENIRRVGEVARLMTDAGLIVLTAFISPFRAERAMVREMLPEGEFIEIHVNTPLEVAEARDVKGLYRKAREGKLKNFTGIDSPYETPEHAEITVDTVSMSPEKAAELIVQRIFGA, from the coding sequence ATGGCCGATCGTGAAACCAGCTATCGCGCCGACGCGCTGATTGCCGAGGATATCGACGCCTATCTGGCGGCACATCAGAACAAGTCGCTGCTGCGCTTCATCACCTGTGGCTCGGTCGATGACGGCAAATCAACGCTGATCGGGCGGCTGCTATATGATTCGAAGATGATCTTCGAGGATCAGCTTGCCAGCTTGGAAGCCGATTCCAAGCGGATGGGGACGCAGGGGCAGAATATCGACTTTGCCCTGCTGGTCGACGGTCTGGCGGCCGAGCGCGAACAGGGCATCACCATCGACGTCGCCTATCGCTTCTTCACCACCGAAAAGCGCAAGTTCATCGTCGCCGATACGCCCGGGCACGAACAATATACGCGCAACATGGTCACCGGCGCATCGACCGCCGATCTGGCCGTGATCCTGATCGATGCGCGCAAGGGCGTGCTGACCCAGACGCGGCGCCACTCTTACCTGGCGCACCTGATCGGCATCCGCCACATCGTGCTGGCGGTGAACAAGATGGATCTGGTCGGCTTCGACCGGCACCGCTTTGAAGAGATCGTTCGCGATTACCGCGCCTTTGCCGAATCGATTGGGATCGAGGCGTTCGTGCCGATCCCCATTTCCGGTCTGGGCGGCGACAACATCACCAGCCGGTCCGGACTGACACCGTGGTATGACGGTCCTACGCTGATCGACCATCTGGAATCGGTCGAGCTGGACGTGGTGCGCGATCAGGCAAAGCCGTTCCGCATGGCGGTTCAGTGGGTCAATCGCCCGCATCTGGATTTCCGGGGCTTTGCGGGCATGATCGCCAGCGGTTCGGTGCGGCCGGGGGACGCGGTCCGCGTCGTGCCGTCGGGGCGCACATCGACGGTGGCGCGGATTGTCACCATGGACGGCGACCTGCCCGTGGCGGTCGCCGGACAGTCGGTGACGCTGACACTGACTGACGAGGTTGATTGCAGCCGCGGCGACGTGCTGGCCGCCGCCGAACAGCCGCCCCAGGCCGCCGACCAGTTTCAGGCGACGATCGTCTGGATGGACGGCGACGCCATGTTGCCCGGTCGCGCATATTGGATGAAAATCGGCACGCGCACCGTGTCCGCCACGGTTCAGCCGCCCAAACATGTGGTCGACGTCAACACCATGGCCGAATTGTCGGCCAAGACGCTGGCCATGAACGATATCGGCGCGTGCGAGGTCTATACCGACCAGCCAATCGCGTTCGAATCCTATGCCGACGACCGCGAACTCGGAGGCTTCATCCTGATCGACAAGGCGACCAACGCCACCGTCGCGGCGGGCATGATCGACTTTGCGCTTCGCCGCAGCCAGAACGTCCATTGGCAGGCGATCGACATCACGCGTGAAGCACGCGCCGCGCAGAAGAACCAGCGGCCCTGCGTGCTGTGGTTCACCGGCCTGTCGGGTTCGGGCAAGTCGACGCTCGCCAATCTGGTCGAGAAGAAGCTGCATGCGCTGGGCAAGCACAGTTTCCTGCTGGACGGCGACAATGTGCGCCACGGCCTGAACCGCGACCTGGGCTTTACCGATGCAGACCGTGTCGAGAATATCCGCCGCGTCGGCGAAGTGGCGCGATTGATGACCGATGCCGGCCTGATCGTGCTGACCGCCTTCATCTCCCCCTTCCGCGCCGAACGCGCGATGGTGCGCGAGATGCTGCCGGAGGGTGAGTTCATCGAAATCCACGTCAACACGCCGCTGGAAGTGGCAGAGGCGCGCGATGTGAAGGGCCTGTATCGCAAGGCTCGGGAGGGCAAGCTTAAGAACTTCACCGGTATCGACAGCCCCTATGAAACGCCCGAACATGCCGAAATCACGGTGGACACCGTTTCAATGTCGCCCGAAAAGGCAGCCGAGTTGATCGTGCAGCGGATCTTTGGCGCGTGA